Proteins encoded within one genomic window of Brachybacterium avium:
- a CDS encoding serine/threonine-protein kinase → MSSRPPSRPPRLPGYEYEQLLGSGGFADVFLYRQFRPQRRVAIKVLLSNVLDESVRRLFDAEANVMAQMSTHPSIVTIHQAEVSDDHRPYIVMEYCPRPNYGLRFRKERITVAEALRVGVQIAGAVETAHRAGILHRDIKPANILVTDYNRPALTDFGISIATGQGDDIEDSQGMSIPWSPPEFFADPPRSDVRSDVFSLAATVYSLLAGQTPFERRGQRNTASDLIHRISSEPLHPLERPDVPAELNRLLSIAMAKEPIGRYDTALAFGRSLQQVELSLSLPVTQMDVLDDRASGTAHSAEDDELDMHTRIRKVATVDPDSAGTTGPGTKRRLDPYAGVAPALGSPAGPGRAPHPGGVDGAAVGAGAVESTMLRPASSALGSPSTAPPDPGPAGGEWQRAQKPSTPAWPFVLLAAVFVVVLGVGTSLGVRHFLVPEPDPIETTQINVATQKPKAPGEPTSIDLQLITEGEGTDPGMVRVAWEPPDSVTQDDYYQIRWKDMPEGYADEYGVWREAYGRNSITLPIPPQLPDPCIEVRTVNPSGLASAPVEECLSTD, encoded by the coding sequence ATGAGCTCGAGACCCCCGTCCCGCCCTCCCCGGCTGCCCGGCTACGAGTACGAGCAGCTGCTGGGCTCCGGCGGCTTCGCCGACGTGTTCCTGTACCGCCAGTTCCGCCCGCAGCGGCGCGTGGCGATCAAGGTGCTGCTGTCCAACGTGCTCGACGAGTCGGTGCGCCGTCTCTTCGACGCCGAAGCCAATGTCATGGCCCAGATGTCGACCCACCCGTCGATCGTGACGATCCACCAGGCCGAGGTCTCCGACGACCACCGCCCCTACATCGTCATGGAGTACTGCCCGCGACCGAACTACGGGCTCCGCTTCCGCAAGGAGAGGATCACGGTCGCCGAGGCGCTGCGAGTGGGCGTGCAGATCGCAGGTGCTGTCGAGACCGCCCACCGCGCCGGGATCCTCCACCGCGACATCAAACCGGCGAACATCCTGGTCACGGACTACAACCGGCCCGCGCTGACCGACTTCGGCATCTCCATCGCCACCGGGCAGGGCGATGACATCGAGGACTCCCAGGGGATGTCGATCCCCTGGTCGCCGCCGGAGTTCTTCGCCGACCCGCCCCGCTCCGACGTGCGCTCCGATGTGTTCTCGCTGGCCGCCACCGTCTACTCGCTCCTGGCGGGCCAGACCCCCTTCGAGCGGCGAGGACAGCGCAACACCGCGTCCGACCTCATCCATCGCATCTCGAGCGAACCGCTGCACCCGCTGGAGCGGCCCGATGTGCCCGCGGAGCTGAACCGGCTGCTCTCGATCGCCATGGCGAAGGAGCCGATCGGCCGATACGACACCGCGCTGGCGTTCGGCCGGAGCCTGCAGCAGGTGGAGCTCTCGCTCTCCCTGCCCGTGACGCAGATGGACGTGCTCGATGACCGGGCCTCCGGGACCGCGCACAGCGCTGAGGACGACGAGCTCGACATGCATACGCGGATCCGGAAGGTCGCCACCGTCGATCCGGACTCCGCGGGCACCACCGGTCCCGGCACCAAGCGACGGCTGGACCCCTATGCGGGGGTCGCTCCCGCGCTGGGCTCGCCCGCCGGTCCGGGCCGGGCTCCGCACCCCGGAGGGGTCGATGGTGCCGCCGTGGGTGCCGGCGCGGTGGAATCGACCATGCTGCGCCCGGCCAGCAGTGCCCTCGGCTCACCCTCGACGGCTCCGCCCGACCCGGGCCCGGCCGGCGGCGAGTGGCAGCGTGCCCAGAAGCCGTCGACCCCGGCCTGGCCGTTCGTCCTCCTGGCTGCGGTGTTCGTCGTGGTGCTCGGCGTCGGCACGAGCCTCGGTGTGCGTCACTTCCTGGTCCCGGAGCCGGATCCGATCGAGACCACGCAGATCAACGTCGCCACGCAGAAGCCGAAGGCTCCCGGGGAGCCCACGAGCATCGATCTCCAGCTCATCACCGAAGGTGAGGGGACGGATCCCGGGATGGTGAGGGTCGCCTGGGAGCCGCCGGACAGCGTCACGCAGGATGACTACTACCAGATCCGGTGGAAGGACATGCCGGAGGGCTACGCCGACGAGTACGGCGTCTGGCGGGAGGCCTATGGACGCAACTCGATCACGCTGCCGATTCCACCGCAGCTGCCGGATCCGTGCATCGAGGTGCGGACGGTCAATCCCAGCGGCCTCGCCAGCGCACCGGTGGAGGAATGTCTGTCCACGGACTGA
- a CDS encoding FHA domain-containing protein: MSEETEGEGTPLLGAGTWTKQGPATLVLRENAWVVLVPGLRKQVIEAAWTVLGEKPAPEEFLDRLVEAGELESADKLTALLFGFHDGDHGVFGVKGTTPIAVYTAEGAQQIAGTEDDPFVVRTLDGVRRTAFGDLPLEDGLGAPRLEAGIVPIRGFVHVTMDPADLEEGERAALAEQVEQDGRSIEDPEVKKRRAERPAPKPVRAPEVSRPAAGTTTPGGASPAVSRGGTGSSAPSATDAAPVSEASAPNMFDGLFGGGAPPSRVEAPAPPETAVTAPPATAAPAAAQPATTPGAAPAPSPQPAPPATPASPAPAPATTPSPGAALTEASAAAVAPGATEAGQSPTVRKRRLVSSSLFDRKDRSRPTGASSAAEAATAHPDPATASPAEPPAASPSPEVAPATAAASPRTAPLPAPPSSNPTPEPLRDDNVPHMTAGDELSSPVTRIEPIDDPDGPEREPAPARRRAPDARGTATASTAGDLENSGAYDDLFGKTVFRRIEDAAVRRGEEGDEASESTQAEPETAAAGTATATSPSPMSSNPEPDTTAVPEPEPAPTSAPSEFIDWVPGVGRTAPEIAQTAARRASARPAPEPAYPQVHMAERPPAPNTGSRPAPTPPPMPMQPPAPYEQAGSYPPRSGTMNTGAAGQQIGDQPRPGQPSRYPQGPVNPGAAGHHLGFRGPQPAPGHSGGSGQHAPGGAPDRNAPAPGWTGSPNPPRPPQHAAVPPQHMPRQQGTPPQQGSPAPQNAAPRPRQAPAAAAGGAGHSTGNAVSLPGLVCVNGHPDSSERAACRFCGAPLQGLPRTVTRPPLGVVQISGGDRFVLDRTAIVGRRPRASRVSGNDVPQLVTVPSPQQDISRSHLELRLEGWHVVALDLGTTNGTTLHREGFEPVRLRPREGVVLYDGDHLDLGDGILLEFGERV; the protein is encoded by the coding sequence ATGAGCGAGGAGACGGAGGGCGAGGGCACGCCCCTGCTCGGTGCGGGGACCTGGACCAAGCAGGGCCCGGCCACACTGGTGCTGCGGGAGAACGCCTGGGTGGTGCTCGTCCCGGGCCTGCGCAAGCAGGTGATCGAAGCGGCCTGGACCGTGCTGGGGGAGAAGCCCGCCCCGGAGGAGTTCCTTGACAGACTGGTGGAGGCGGGCGAGCTCGAGAGCGCCGACAAGCTGACGGCGCTCCTGTTCGGATTCCACGACGGCGACCACGGCGTCTTCGGGGTGAAGGGGACGACCCCGATCGCGGTGTACACCGCTGAAGGGGCTCAGCAGATCGCGGGCACCGAGGACGATCCGTTCGTGGTGCGCACCCTCGACGGCGTCCGCCGGACGGCCTTCGGAGACCTTCCGCTCGAGGACGGGCTCGGAGCGCCGCGACTGGAGGCCGGGATCGTCCCGATCCGCGGATTCGTGCACGTGACGATGGATCCCGCGGATCTGGAGGAGGGCGAGCGCGCCGCTCTCGCCGAACAGGTGGAGCAGGACGGGCGCTCGATCGAAGATCCCGAGGTGAAGAAGCGCCGCGCCGAGCGCCCCGCCCCGAAGCCCGTCAGAGCACCGGAGGTCTCCAGGCCCGCCGCCGGCACGACGACACCGGGTGGCGCGTCCCCGGCAGTCTCCCGTGGCGGCACCGGATCGAGCGCACCCTCCGCCACCGACGCAGCCCCTGTGTCCGAGGCCTCGGCGCCCAACATGTTCGACGGCCTCTTCGGCGGCGGTGCCCCGCCATCGAGAGTTGAGGCCCCGGCACCGCCGGAGACCGCGGTGACGGCGCCGCCCGCCACCGCCGCGCCCGCCGCCGCGCAGCCCGCGACGACCCCGGGGGCAGCGCCCGCGCCGTCCCCGCAGCCGGCACCACCGGCGACTCCCGCCTCACCGGCACCTGCGCCGGCGACGACCCCGAGCCCCGGCGCCGCGCTGACGGAGGCCTCTGCCGCTGCCGTCGCGCCGGGCGCCACCGAGGCCGGCCAGTCGCCGACGGTCCGCAAACGCCGCCTCGTGAGCTCCTCGCTCTTCGACCGCAAGGACCGCAGCAGGCCCACGGGAGCGAGTTCCGCCGCGGAGGCTGCCACAGCGCATCCCGACCCGGCGACAGCCAGCCCGGCCGAGCCCCCTGCCGCCTCTCCCTCGCCTGAGGTCGCTCCGGCAACGGCCGCGGCGTCGCCCCGGACTGCACCGCTGCCGGCGCCCCCGTCCTCGAACCCGACCCCGGAGCCACTGCGGGACGACAACGTCCCACACATGACGGCGGGGGACGAACTGAGCTCGCCGGTGACGAGGATCGAGCCGATCGATGACCCGGACGGACCAGAGCGTGAGCCCGCTCCCGCACGGCGTCGCGCCCCGGACGCTCGCGGCACTGCAACGGCCTCGACAGCGGGCGACCTGGAGAACTCCGGCGCGTACGACGATCTCTTCGGCAAGACCGTGTTCCGTCGCATCGAGGACGCAGCGGTCCGCCGGGGCGAGGAGGGGGACGAAGCCTCCGAGAGCACGCAGGCTGAACCGGAGACCGCGGCCGCCGGCACGGCGACCGCCACCTCGCCCTCGCCCATGAGCTCGAACCCTGAGCCCGACACCACGGCCGTGCCGGAGCCGGAGCCGGCCCCGACCTCCGCACCGAGCGAATTCATCGACTGGGTGCCCGGCGTGGGCCGCACCGCCCCGGAGATCGCCCAGACCGCGGCGCGACGAGCCTCCGCGCGACCGGCACCGGAGCCGGCGTACCCGCAGGTCCACATGGCAGAGCGCCCGCCCGCCCCGAACACCGGTTCCCGTCCCGCCCCGACCCCGCCACCGATGCCGATGCAGCCGCCGGCACCGTACGAGCAGGCCGGATCCTATCCGCCCCGCAGCGGCACCATGAACACCGGGGCCGCCGGCCAACAGATCGGTGACCAGCCCCGCCCGGGCCAGCCATCGCGCTACCCCCAGGGGCCGGTGAACCCGGGTGCCGCAGGTCATCACCTGGGCTTCCGCGGGCCTCAGCCCGCCCCTGGCCACAGCGGCGGCTCCGGGCAGCACGCACCAGGTGGGGCTCCCGACCGGAACGCTCCGGCGCCCGGCTGGACCGGCTCCCCGAATCCGCCCCGCCCGCCGCAGCACGCGGCCGTGCCGCCGCAGCACATGCCGCGGCAGCAGGGGACGCCACCGCAGCAGGGCTCACCCGCACCGCAGAACGCGGCACCACGACCCCGGCAGGCCCCGGCCGCGGCGGCCGGCGGAGCCGGCCACAGCACCGGCAACGCGGTGTCGCTGCCCGGCCTCGTCTGCGTGAACGGCCATCCGGACTCGTCCGAGCGGGCGGCCTGCCGCTTCTGCGGCGCACCCCTGCAGGGGCTGCCACGAACCGTCACCCGCCCGCCGCTGGGAGTGGTGCAGATCTCCGGGGGCGATCGTTTCGTGCTGGACCGCACGGCGATCGTCGGCCGTCGGCCGCGGGCCTCCCGGGTCAGCGGGAACGACGTGCCCCAGCTGGTCACGGTGCCCAGCCCGCAGCAGGACATCTCCCGCTCGCACCTCGAGCTGCGACTGGAGGGCTGGCATGTGGTGGCGCTCGACCTCGGGACCACCAACGGCACCACGCTGCACCGAGAGGGGTTCGAGCCGGTCCGACTGCGACCGCGTGAGGGTGTGGTCCTCTACGACGGGGACCACCTGGACCTCGGCGATGGCATCCTGCTGGAGTTCGGGGAGCGGGTATGA
- a CDS encoding PP2C family protein-serine/threonine phosphatase yields the protein MIDRSLSDPDLHGTIRVVSAAATHVGHVRATNEDSILDAPPIFLVADGMGGHNAGEVASAIVVEEFEKLTLQENVTVEQLGEALLSAAVRIGELSGESTLGAGTTVAAAATMVLDGVGYWVVLNLGDSRVYRLSGEIFEQVSVDHSVVQELMDRGEISAEQAKVHPYRHMVTRALGAGPESDPDYWLIPAETGDRMLICSDGLTGEVDDTGIERMLRSPADVRTVCGDLVSRALDAGGHDNVSVVVVEAVEVVGQSLASEDTAGNETVSPDSVELEVDEDTLPRAVTEGGTGR from the coding sequence GTGATCGACCGCTCACTGTCGGACCCGGATCTGCACGGCACGATCCGGGTCGTCTCCGCCGCTGCCACCCATGTCGGCCACGTGCGGGCCACCAACGAGGACAGCATCCTCGATGCCCCGCCGATCTTCCTGGTCGCCGACGGGATGGGCGGCCACAATGCCGGAGAAGTGGCCAGCGCCATCGTCGTCGAGGAGTTCGAGAAGCTCACGCTGCAGGAGAACGTCACCGTCGAGCAGCTGGGGGAAGCCCTCCTCTCCGCTGCGGTGCGCATCGGGGAGCTCAGCGGCGAATCGACGCTCGGCGCCGGGACCACGGTCGCGGCAGCCGCCACGATGGTCCTGGACGGGGTCGGCTACTGGGTGGTGCTCAACCTCGGCGATTCTCGCGTCTACCGCCTCTCCGGGGAGATCTTCGAACAGGTCAGCGTCGACCACTCGGTGGTCCAGGAGCTGATGGACCGCGGAGAGATCTCCGCTGAGCAGGCGAAGGTGCATCCGTATCGGCACATGGTCACCCGCGCCCTGGGTGCCGGGCCCGAATCCGATCCCGACTACTGGCTGATCCCCGCCGAGACGGGTGACCGGATGCTCATCTGCTCCGACGGACTGACCGGGGAGGTGGATGACACCGGCATCGAACGGATGCTGCGCAGTCCCGCGGATGTGCGCACCGTATGCGGCGACCTGGTCAGCCGTGCGCTCGACGCCGGCGGGCACGACAATGTCAGCGTCGTCGTGGTCGAAGCCGTCGAGGTGGTGGGCCAGTCCCTGGCCTCGGAGGACACCGCGGGCAATGAGACGGTTTCCCCCGACAGCGTCGAACTCGAGGTCGATGAGGACACGCTCCCGCGCGCTGTCACCGAGGGCGGCACCGGACGATGA